One segment of Triticum aestivum cultivar Chinese Spring chromosome 2A, IWGSC CS RefSeq v2.1, whole genome shotgun sequence DNA contains the following:
- the LOC123191583 gene encoding dirigent protein 1-like, which produces MTSSSPLLLLALMLAWSAPAFLLARAGDQGLKRIHLYMHETFAGPNATAIVVVPSPLGANATFGLVGVLDDELRDGPDPKSSSLVGRYQGIFAGAGLVSPPGMQSAINFVFTAGEHSGSTLAMLGPVLSFTGAIERAVVGGTGAFRMARGYCVMMAAGNPTPDSIVYEVDLFVKMDYA; this is translated from the coding sequence ATgacctcctcctcgccgctgcTCTTGCTCGCTCTCATGCTGGCCTGGTCAGCACCAGCCTTCCTCCTGGCGCGCGCCGGCGACCAAGGGCTCAAGCGCATCCACCTGTACATGCACGAGACCTTCGCCGGCCCCAACGCGACGGCGATCGTGGTGGTGCCATCACCACTGGGCGCCAACGCGACGTTCGGGCTGGTCGGcgtgcttgacgacgagctgcgcgaCGGCCCGGACCCGAAGAGCTCGTCGCTAGTGGGCCGGTACCAGGGCATTTTCGCTGGAGCCGGGCTCGTGAGCCCGCCGGGCATGCAGTCGGCGATCAATTTCGTGTTCACGGCCGGGGAGCACAGCGGGAGCACGCTGGCCATGCTGGGGCCTGTTCTGAGCTTCACGGGTGCCATCGAGCGCGCCGTGGTGGGCGGCACCGGCGCGTTCAGGATGGCGCGTGGGTACTGCGTCATGATGGCCGCGGGCAACCCCACGCCTGACTCCATCGTCTACGAGGTCGACCTATTCGTGAAGATGGATTATGCCTGA